In Lactiplantibacillus pentosus, the sequence TACGCCAAATTTTTATTACCTTAAATTCCGGCAGTGTGATTAGCTGGACTTATGCGACCGTTCAGCTAACGGTACTCTTGTTTAGTTTGAACACGATGCGCAACCTGGCCGTGGAAGTCATCAACATTTTGATGCCACTTTTCATCTACGGACAGGCCATATGGCTCGGACATACCACCCAGTATCTACCAGTCTTCATGCTCATGACCGTGATTTTGATTGGCACCGTCATTTATATCGCTCACAATTACCAGGCTTTGATTGCCAATCAGTGGAAATACCTGGGCTTTCAAGTGCTGTATAGTGGCACGTGGTGGGGCGTGATCTGGTCGTTTCATCCGTTTAAACTGACCCACACGTTGTTCATTATTTTAGGTTTCATCGTCTATATGTGGCTTATCCGACTTGCAGTGCGTTGGACTCAGAAATTTTTCGACGAGGTCCTCACCTTCGATCACCAAGTCAATTATGATGAGCTGACGGGCATCCGCAACCGCGCCAGCTTCGATACCAGCGCTCAAGAAGTCTTTCGAGTGTACCAGCGTCGCAACATGGGGCCGGTCACCATGGCGATGTTTGACATCGACCATTTCAAAAATTTCAATGATGAACACGGCCACTTGGCAGGCGACGCCGTGCTGCGGCACGTCGCCAAATTTGTTGATTTACAATTGAAGCAACGAAGTACGCACGGGCAATTATTCCGTTACGGCGGCGAAGAGTTTATCATTATCTTTCGTGGCATGCCTGCGCTTCAAGTCGGTCAAGTCATGCGAACGATTCAACGGGAACTTGCTGCCGAACCACTGGAATTTGAAGGCAGCACCCTGGCCGTCACCGTCTCAATCGGCATCTCCGAATTACAAACAACTGACCACAGCTTCACCGATTGGTTTGTCCGCGTCGATGACTACCTCTATCAATCCAAACAAGCAGGCCGCGACCGCACAACGGTTGAAAATCGGTTGCTGACGGATAATTAAGCGATGACCGGGATTTGCAGGCATAATAAGAGATAACTGTCCGTGTTCCTTGGAATCAATTTCAATCTTGGTTCATTCAAAGACTTTTCTCCTGCGCTAAAAATTGACAGCAAGATTTGGATAAGTTGGAATGAATAAGCTCGGTCACAGATTCATCAAATACAAGTTTACTTATGATTATCATTGGAAACTCTCTTTTTTATTTATTCACCAAATAGAAAAAGGCCTGAGATTAACTATCACTGGAAACGATAAGCAATCTCAGGCCTTTTTCGTGAATAAATCAGGAAAGTTAATACTCCATTTTCTTAAACGACCGGTTTGAAAAGATATAAATGATTAGCGCATAAATAAGAAATAGTAATAATATCATAGCTAGAGAAGTTCCAAAGCCTATCTTGCCCACTAATCCAGAGTATCCATTAGGAAGAAAATATTTGAGTCCCTTTAAGCTTGGCGCAATAAAGGAAACCAGAGCAAATACAATGCCGATTAACATTGTCAAACTATTGCCTAACTTAATCGAGCTAGCTACCGAAATTAAAAGACATAACTGTGTTACAGTAAAAATTCCAGCTACAGAAATAATAACGTATTGTAAATCGGCCAAATGTGCGGGTAAGAATGCGCCGGAAGTATATGACATGTGAATTAAATGCATATAATACGTAATCAGGCTAGCAACAAAAGTCAGAATAAAGTAAATAAAATAAATACTAAGAACTGAGCTAATCTTTGCATTTAATATCTTTGAACGCTTAATATCCTTAAAAAGAAACATCTTTCCAGATGCAATTTCATCATGAAAGCAGGAAATTACCAAATAAATAAAAGCAATGATCGGTAACGTCAGTTGATATTGAACAGATTCAACTGCTCCAAAGAATTCAAGAAAACTCATAGATCCCTTTGGCGCACTTAATTGCATGAAGTTAGTGCTAAAAAGATCAACAACCAGTAACAGTAATGGAAAGATACTGAAGCCAACACAGAGCCAAGCTTCTTTTCTTTTAATTACAGTAGTGAAAATAGGACTAAACAAATAATTCATATCTATCCCTCCGTAAAGTAACTTTCCAATTCATCTTTTGCTGAGTAAATTCTTTCAATTAGTTTATTAGATGATAGTTCCATCAGGATTTCATTCAATTGCCCCTTTTTGAGTGCTAACGGTAAAGCTAACTTCTGGTTATCGATTTCAAGCTGATACTTTGTCGCTATACTCTTAACAATTTGTTGAGCTTGATCTGTATGAACATCTAATTGGACTATCAAGAAATTTTTTTTGTCATCAAACTGAGTTTTAAGTCTGCCGGAATCAATAAAAATATAGCGATTGCATAAATCTTCAAGCTCGTTTAATTGATGACTTGAAATAATCATTGATGTGTGTTTGGTGGTTGACCAATACTGTAAGATTCCAATAAGTTTCTTTACCCCAATGGGATCTAGTCCAACGAACGGCTCATCCAATATCATGAAGTCAGGTTCTGTGATTAAAGACAATGCCAGTGACAGTCGTTGCTTCATTCCAAATGAAAATGCAGCCGGTTTACGATCTTTAGCATTCCACAAGTCAACAAGCTCCAAAACAGCCTGGATGTTACGTACATACTGTTCTTTTTTATGGATTTTTAAAAAGAACGATATGTTCTCATAAACGGTTAGATGTGGATAAAAGATGGGTTCAATCATAATACCGAATTTATCAAGAACATTGTTTCCTTTCGAAATATCGATGCCCTTAAATTTTAAAGTCCCCGATGTCGGTTTTTGTGCTTTTGCCATCAACTTTAATAACGTACTTTTTCCAGCACCATTTTTGCCGATTAATCCAACAATATCCCCTGTTTCGATTGAAAAATTAATATCTTTCAAGGAGTAAAATGAGTTAGATTTATATTTTTTACTAATATTGACGGCTTCAATTATTTTCATAGTGTGCACCTCTTAACTTTTTGACAATAGTTAACACTAAAAATTCAATGCAAAAATACAAAATGATTACAACGATCACTTTGGAAAACAACCCCAGTGGCAACCTGATTTTTGCCTTACTTAAATACCAGTAGCGTCAATATATCGCTAATTATTGATGGCACTAAGTAAATTAGTGAAACAAACCCTAAAGCTGATAAGCATTTGTAATACCGTGCTTTCTCAAGATTCAATTCAATAGGTCATTAGATCATATTTCAAATAAAAAAAGGGAAAGAATCTTAGATAGATCCTTTCCGATTATGCATTGTCCATTTATATGAAACACCGGTAAGGCTCTCAAAAGTCATTAATTGGAATCTATGACAGGTGCAGATGTAGCCGTTTTATCAATACCACTTCTGGCTTTTGAGCCAAAATGAAACAATTCCCGAGAATTAAACTTCATTCCGTCTAAACGATTCCTTTAAGGACTTCATAATATTTACCTACCGTGTACAAACAGCATTGCAAATTACACTATTTGAAATTTTGACTCATGCAGAAATAACACAACAATGCACTAGCTAGCCCATTAGAATTGTCTTCGTTGAAGCCTTATTACAAAAGGATTGTAACCCCTTTCACAACTTTATAATACTTCTAATCATTTTAATATGCAAGCGCGTGTTATGTATAAAACAAGCTTCCCTTGTATATTACAATAATCTTATATTTCCAAGTTTTAAAAATGAAATGACTGAAAATTCAAAACAAAAATAGGTTCTTCAAGAATTGGATGATCAATTCTTGAAGAACCTATTTTCATTTAGCCATAACCGCCAATCGATGCTGACACATTGGCGCGGTTTGTCTTTAATCGCCAGTGAACAAACACGCAGACGTGCTTATTTAAACGACCGCACAAATTCCTGGCCAAGCTCGTAAATCCTACACAGCACTAGTCTTAGCCCTGCCGTTCCTTCAAGCTCAGTTTTTCGACGTTTAATTCCTTATCGACCCAACCATTGACGAAGCTGCTTTCGTGGCTAACCAAAATCAGGTTACCAGGGAAGGCTTGCAATGCCCGCTTCAGCCCTTCCTTGGTCTCATCATCCAAGTGGTTGGTCGGTTCGTCCATAATCAAGAAGTTGCTAGGGACTAGCTCGAGTAGCGCCAACTTGACTTTGGTCTGTTCGCCCCCGCTTAAGAGGTGCATGGGTTTCATGGCATTAGCAGCGTTGATCCCACATTTGGCAAGCTTTGTCCGAATCGTTTTTGGCAACATCGTCGGATATTCGTTTTGAATCGTTTGTAATGGCGTCAACTGCGGATTATCCCATTCCAAGTCTTGGTTGAAATAGTTGATTTTAGCCGATGGTGAGAAGTTGGACTTCCCACTTAAAGCTGGAATCACGCCTAAAATCGACTTGATCAGCGTCGATTTACCGACCCCGTTGAAGCCTTTAAACGCCAGCTTTTCGCCGTTGGTCATCGTAAAGGTCACTGGTTCCAGCAATGGTTTACCGTAACCAACGGAGAGTTTCGTCACACTCAACGCGTTTTGCGACCCAGTATCCAAATAAGGGAACGAGAACTTCGCGTGGACGTTTTCACTCGGCGGATCGACCCGTTCCATATGCGACAGCATCTTCTCCCGCGACTTGGCCATCGTCGACTTCGAGCCGGCCTTGTTCTTACGAATAAACTTCTCTGCCTTTTCAATCACAACTTGTTGCTTTTCAAAGGCCTTCAATTGCGCTTCCTTGCGTGCTTCTTTTTGCCGCATCGCAGATTTAAAGTCGCCGCGATACTTGATGATCTTCCCAAACGCCACGTCGCAAATGCAATTCGTGACTTGTTGCAAGAAATCATAATCGTGGGAAATAACCATGACGGCCCCATCAAAGCCATTCAGATAGTCTTCCAACCAACTGATATGGGCGGTGTCTAGGTAGTTGGTCGGTTCGTCCAGAATAATCACATCCGGATTCTCGAGCAGCAGCTTGGCCAAAATAATCTTCGACCGTTGTCCACCAGACATCTCACTGATGACGTGGTCGCGGCCGATTTCGTCCAAACCAAGCCCGGTAATGACCCGTTCCATTTCAGTTTCAATATCATAAAAATTGTTAGCTTCCAATGTTTCCTGAATCCGGCCGGCCTTCTCCAAGAGTTGGTCGTCCATCTTTTCCGCATAGTCCGCGTACAACTGTTGCATCTGCGCATCCAAGTCGTATAGTCGCTGGAAAGCCGTTTTCAAAAACGCATACAGCGTCATCCCCGCAGGAATATCGGCATATTGGTCCAAATACCCCGTGCGCACGTTGCGTTGCCATTTGATTTGCCCGGATAATGGCAAGATTTGACCCGTTAGAATCTTGATCAGGGTACTCTTCCCCGCCCCGTTTTGGCCCACGATTCCCATGTGGTCCGCGCGTTCTAACGTAAAATTGGCATCTTCATATAACTTCCGGTCCGCAAAGCTTTGCGATAAATCCGTTACTTCTAGTAAAGCCATGTTAGTTTCAACCTACACTTTCATTTTGTCCCGTACTAAAACAGGCCCCGTTACGTCACGAGGCCCGTTGCGATAAGTGGCTTCTACCAATTAGGCGAAGACCAATTCCTTATCTAGTTCATATTGCATATGGAAGTACATCCGATCACCGATAGGCTTAATCCCTACCGTCTCATAATGGTAGCGGTCATAGAGCTTCTTCGCTCCTAAGTTTGCCATATCCACGTTCAAACCGATTCGTTGTTGTCCGGCTTGACGAGCATATTGTGGTAAGGCGGCCAGTAGCTTGCCACCAATCCCATGACCCTGATAATTTGGGTCGACCGCAATCGAATCCAGGTACCATTCGTGCTCATAACTTTCAGCTTCAGCTTCAAATGCTGAACCAAACGCATCATTATCCGCAGTGACCCGTGCTAACACGTCATCAACCGCGTCCTCATTTTTGTCAGGATAACCAAACGCTACCCCAACCACTTGACCATCGGCCTCGGCCACCACCGTCGTCGCTTTTCCGGACAAATAATCTGGTGTCCGGTACGCGGCAGTAATGGCCTGCTCTAAGTCAGGTTCAGGAATGTCGTCTAGTTCCTCAAGTTGCATTTCATCAAAAATCATATTAATTAGCGGTGCTATCTGGCCCGCGTCGTCTTGATCGGCTGGTCGAATTGTTATCACGAATAGCCCTCCTTCTTATTGTAATCTCTACATTACTATGAAACGTCAAGGTTGTCAAAAGTCGAGTCCGCTGGGAACGGTTACAGATGTCACTTTCTGTGAACGGCTTATTTTGCTTATGCGTTGTGCTGGTTAATTTATCATGAATCATGCTATTTTCTAAGGTCAAGTGCTGCCAGCAT encodes:
- a CDS encoding GGDEF domain-containing protein codes for the protein MLQLFTLSSLGRDFFNIKMLIIVLITIGLITLMTILTYALEHQVNQHQAPTWRYLAHGTEAVSVLVSMILLRQIFITLNSGSVISWTYATVQLTVLLFSLNTMRNLAVEVINILMPLFIYGQAIWLGHTTQYLPVFMLMTVILIGTVIYIAHNYQALIANQWKYLGFQVLYSGTWWGVIWSFHPFKLTHTLFIILGFIVYMWLIRLAVRWTQKFFDEVLTFDHQVNYDELTGIRNRASFDTSAQEVFRVYQRRNMGPVTMAMFDIDHFKNFNDEHGHLAGDAVLRHVAKFVDLQLKQRSTHGQLFRYGGEEFIIIFRGMPALQVGQVMRTIQRELAAEPLEFEGSTLAVTVSIGISELQTTDHSFTDWFVRVDDYLYQSKQAGRDRTTVENRLLTDN
- a CDS encoding ABC transporter ATP-binding protein; the protein is MIEAVNISKKYKSNSFYSLKDINFSIETGDIVGLIGKNGAGKSTLLKLMAKAQKPTSGTLKFKGIDISKGNNVLDKFGIMIEPIFYPHLTVYENISFFLKIHKKEQYVRNIQAVLELVDLWNAKDRKPAAFSFGMKQRLSLALSLITEPDFMILDEPFVGLDPIGVKKLIGILQYWSTTKHTSMIISSHQLNELEDLCNRYIFIDSGRLKTQFDDKKNFLIVQLDVHTDQAQQIVKSIATKYQLEIDNQKLALPLALKKGQLNEILMELSSNKLIERIYSAKDELESYFTEG
- a CDS encoding ABC-F family ATP-binding cassette domain-containing protein; the encoded protein is MALLEVTDLSQSFADRKLYEDANFTLERADHMGIVGQNGAGKSTLIKILTGQILPLSGQIKWQRNVRTGYLDQYADIPAGMTLYAFLKTAFQRLYDLDAQMQQLYADYAEKMDDQLLEKAGRIQETLEANNFYDIETEMERVITGLGLDEIGRDHVISEMSGGQRSKIILAKLLLENPDVIILDEPTNYLDTAHISWLEDYLNGFDGAVMVISHDYDFLQQVTNCICDVAFGKIIKYRGDFKSAMRQKEARKEAQLKAFEKQQVVIEKAEKFIRKNKAGSKSTMAKSREKMLSHMERVDPPSENVHAKFSFPYLDTGSQNALSVTKLSVGYGKPLLEPVTFTMTNGEKLAFKGFNGVGKSTLIKSILGVIPALSGKSNFSPSAKINYFNQDLEWDNPQLTPLQTIQNEYPTMLPKTIRTKLAKCGINAANAMKPMHLLSGGEQTKVKLALLELVPSNFLIMDEPTNHLDDETKEGLKRALQAFPGNLILVSHESSFVNGWVDKELNVEKLSLKERQG
- a CDS encoding GNAT family N-acetyltransferase, with the protein product MITIRPADQDDAGQIAPLINMIFDEMQLEELDDIPEPDLEQAITAAYRTPDYLSGKATTVVAEADGQVVGVAFGYPDKNEDAVDDVLARVTADNDAFGSAFEAEAESYEHEWYLDSIAVDPNYQGHGIGGKLLAALPQYARQAGQQRIGLNVDMANLGAKKLYDRYHYETVGIKPIGDRMYFHMQYELDKELVFA